One genomic window of Marinobacter adhaerens HP15 includes the following:
- a CDS encoding ABC transporter ATP-binding protein — MGMDSDLFCEGLVRRFGSNAAVDHVSLDVPAGTFFSILGPSGCGKTTLLRLLAGFDKPDQGDIHIRGERMNDVPPNRRPVNMVFQHLALFPTMTVGDNIAYGLKRRKMPLVERRKRIARVLEQVGLPDLEHRNPQELSGGQRQRVALARCLVLEPTLLLLDEPLGALDLKLREQMKVELKHLQKQFGTTFVYITHDQSEAMVMSDQVAVMRDGRFDQVAPPEELYREPATPFVAGFVGDNNRLSGELVSVRDSLAELRLDDGVLVQGRVASDNLQAGHRAELYIRPESLVLSGDALSPGFSSMQAKVRTTLFDGANSRVEAETCGQPVYARLPQDGSAPRLSVDSSIRLAWNPSLARVFGAESL, encoded by the coding sequence ATGGGAATGGATTCGGACCTGTTCTGTGAGGGACTGGTCCGCCGGTTCGGCAGCAATGCCGCGGTGGATCATGTGTCCTTGGACGTGCCTGCGGGCACGTTTTTCTCGATTCTGGGACCCTCCGGTTGCGGCAAGACCACGTTGTTGCGACTCCTCGCCGGGTTCGATAAACCCGATCAGGGAGACATCCACATCCGTGGCGAGCGTATGAACGATGTGCCCCCCAACCGTCGACCGGTGAACATGGTGTTCCAGCATCTGGCCCTGTTTCCCACCATGACGGTCGGTGACAACATCGCCTATGGGCTGAAGCGCCGGAAAATGCCTCTGGTAGAGCGGCGAAAGCGCATTGCCCGGGTGCTGGAGCAGGTGGGGCTGCCAGATCTGGAACACCGTAACCCCCAGGAGTTGTCCGGTGGCCAGCGACAGCGGGTGGCCCTGGCGCGCTGCCTGGTACTGGAGCCCACGCTCCTGCTACTCGACGAACCCCTCGGCGCCCTTGACCTGAAACTCCGTGAGCAGATGAAGGTGGAGCTCAAACACCTCCAGAAACAGTTCGGCACTACCTTCGTGTACATCACCCACGACCAGTCGGAAGCCATGGTAATGTCGGACCAGGTGGCCGTCATGCGGGACGGTCGATTCGATCAGGTCGCGCCGCCGGAAGAGCTCTATCGGGAACCGGCGACCCCGTTTGTAGCGGGATTCGTTGGCGATAATAACCGTCTGTCGGGAGAGCTTGTCTCGGTTCGCGACAGCCTGGCCGAACTCCGTCTGGATGATGGTGTACTGGTTCAGGGCAGAGTGGCATCGGACAACCTTCAGGCTGGCCACCGGGCTGAACTGTACATCCGGCCTGAATCTCTGGTTCTCTCCGGGGATGCGCTCAGTCCCGGATTCTCGTCGATGCAGGCGAAAGTGCGAACCACCCTGTTCGATGGCGCCAATAGTCGGGTCGAGGCTGAGACCTGCGGGCAACCGGTTTATGCCCGCCTGCCTCAGGATGGCTCGGCACCAAGGCTGTCTGTCGATAGTTCCATCCGGCTGGCCTGGAACCCGTCATTGGCCAGGGTCTTTGGAGCCGAGAGCCTGTGA
- a CDS encoding ABC transporter permease, with the protein MRSSVSRLSLWLLLTPFLLWIVLLVLLPHLQMLRVSFLVRESWDTLAWGLEQYQNFFTESYYWRTFVRTGVMSLFTTFLTLIIAFPIAWYIARLARGRSKGFLFLACLIPFWASELVRTYGWMILLRESGLFSSWLQALGWADGPVEMLYNDVAVIIGLVYNGLLFMVVPLVTTLDGMDENLVEAGYDLGGGHGTVLREIVVPWAMPGIVSGCIVVFMLTLGSYLTPVLMGGKDSAWFTEQIFTQFITRFNWEQGAALGVLLLVLSSVIVWLGLKISGQSLRKVMG; encoded by the coding sequence GTGAGGTCCTCAGTCAGTCGCCTATCGCTCTGGTTATTGCTTACCCCGTTCCTGCTCTGGATCGTTTTGCTGGTGCTGCTGCCCCACCTGCAGATGCTACGGGTATCTTTCCTGGTCCGGGAAAGCTGGGACACCCTTGCCTGGGGCCTTGAGCAGTATCAGAACTTCTTTACCGAATCCTATTACTGGCGGACCTTTGTACGCACCGGGGTGATGTCGCTGTTCACGACCTTTCTGACGCTGATCATCGCCTTCCCCATTGCCTGGTATATTGCACGACTAGCCCGGGGCCGCTCCAAGGGCTTCCTGTTTCTGGCCTGCCTGATCCCATTCTGGGCGAGTGAGTTGGTACGTACTTACGGTTGGATGATTCTGCTGCGCGAAAGTGGGCTGTTCAGTTCCTGGCTTCAGGCCCTGGGCTGGGCGGATGGCCCGGTGGAGATGCTCTACAACGATGTGGCGGTCATCATCGGGCTTGTCTACAACGGCCTTCTGTTCATGGTTGTCCCACTGGTGACAACCCTTGATGGCATGGATGAAAACCTGGTGGAAGCCGGTTACGACCTGGGTGGCGGTCACGGCACTGTGTTGCGCGAAATTGTGGTGCCCTGGGCCATGCCCGGTATCGTTTCCGGATGCATCGTGGTGTTCATGCTCACTCTTGGCAGCTATCTGACGCCGGTACTCATGGGGGGCAAGGACAGCGCCTGGTTTACCGAGCAAATCTTCACCCAGTTTATCACCCGTTTTAACTGGGAGCAGGGGGCTGCACTTGGTGTGCTGCTATTGGTCCTGTCGTCGGTCATCGTGTGGCTGGGGCTGAAGATCTCGGGTCAATCGCTGCGAAAGGTGATGGGATGA
- a CDS encoding ABC transporter permease: MIRSVPRSRLFDSLYLAYLVAFFVYLALPLVVTAVFAFNDAPFPSLPWKGFTLDWYFADGSEGRTGLFHDDGLLTALWVSAKIAFWVTLVSVALGCVNAVLFERVQFRGKEFLYLLMLLPLVIPGVILGVSILVFYSGMANDVSSAWGIELDLFRPGMTLVVMGQVTFIATLSTLVIAARLRKFDPQLEEAALNLGATPLVAWFTVTLPWLLPSIFGAAAMAFLMSFENFNTTVMLTGSDTPLTVALFNRLREGSTPVLNAVALLLMVGSALLALLVMGRSSR, from the coding sequence ATGATTCGTTCGGTTCCCCGCTCCCGGCTCTTCGATAGCCTCTATCTGGCCTATCTGGTGGCATTTTTCGTGTATCTGGCCTTACCCCTGGTGGTCACCGCCGTGTTTGCCTTCAACGATGCGCCTTTTCCGTCGCTGCCATGGAAAGGCTTTACCCTGGACTGGTATTTCGCCGATGGCAGTGAGGGCCGCACCGGGCTTTTCCACGACGATGGTCTGCTCACAGCGCTCTGGGTCAGTGCCAAGATCGCCTTCTGGGTGACTCTGGTGAGCGTCGCCCTGGGGTGCGTCAATGCCGTGCTGTTTGAACGGGTACAGTTCCGGGGCAAGGAGTTCCTGTACCTGCTCATGTTGCTGCCACTGGTGATTCCCGGGGTCATTCTGGGGGTATCCATTCTGGTGTTCTACAGTGGTATGGCCAATGATGTTTCATCGGCCTGGGGTATCGAGCTGGATCTTTTCCGGCCTGGTATGACCCTCGTGGTGATGGGGCAGGTCACTTTCATCGCGACCCTGAGCACCCTGGTGATTGCGGCCCGGTTACGCAAGTTTGATCCCCAGCTGGAAGAAGCTGCCCTGAACCTGGGCGCTACGCCACTGGTGGCCTGGTTTACCGTAACCTTGCCCTGGCTTTTGCCGTCCATTTTCGGGGCTGCCGCCATGGCGTTCCTGATGTCATTTGAAAACTTCAATACCACCGTTATGCTCACAGGTAGTGACACGCCGTTGACGGTGGCACTGTTCAACCGTCTTCGGGAGGGGTCGACGCCCGTGCTCAATGCGGTGGCCCTGCTGCTGATGGTTGGATCCGCGCTGTTGGCATTGCTGGTGATGGGGCGTTCCTCACGTTAA
- a CDS encoding antibiotic biosynthesis monooxygenase family protein, whose product MKFIFEVHIREGHTAEEYADAWVRASEIIQQAPGARGTELHRKIGDPNTLIAIASWESKEQRDAMEGQHNPDVAAIIRSAAPFVDIKPIGEFEDPEWVVKPRKD is encoded by the coding sequence ATGAAGTTCATTTTCGAAGTGCATATCCGGGAGGGGCACACCGCTGAGGAATACGCGGATGCCTGGGTCAGAGCCAGCGAAATCATTCAGCAGGCGCCCGGAGCCCGGGGTACCGAATTGCATCGCAAGATTGGCGACCCCAATACGCTGATTGCAATTGCCTCCTGGGAGAGCAAAGAGCAGCGCGACGCCATGGAGGGGCAGCACAACCCCGATGTGGCCGCCATCATCCGGAGTGCGGCGCCCTTTGTCGATATCAAGCCCATTGGTGAGTTTGAAGACCCGGAATGGGTGGTGAAGCCCAGAAAAGACTGA
- a CDS encoding diguanylate cyclase, translated as MSLISLLRLSSVLLLVLLMPALANGASQPVTQGWEYRWGDSPFTSEGVPQWVLQDAPEKWNSIGFPSNPPGREDRENVWFRVTLPAGEWQEPVLYIFSVDLIVQVWVDGEKIYQYGEFDAEGRGRFEGWPWHEIFLPEGYEGKPVYFRVFSNYTDIGLWGEVSIMDHPDLVLYILKNSLEALAIAGFATLIALLAIIFALLQTEKKTFASISLFTLASALMLVSESQASLLIAYQPLMWDYLAAGSYYMLPVALALLLEQWLTNHRPWVINLIWKVHLVYLVGALLGALAGVFDLSSTFPPFDALFLVSLVIIFAVVLRRIRRMLREQQILLLAFGIFCVLLIVDMAVAHGVLPWGRVPVSWGMLLFSLAVVVISLWHYAGTQEALKRLNVSLEEKVAERTAKAEALARREQARVRMLTFENEKNRILGDVLTELQDCLGLKQAFGLLVRALPDICSPLKGAFYQRGSSDRYDRVAVWGFSRPVPLPVLLDARKGLPEPSRLPQLRQWHGAEGVDREVESATLCFWVNVESASAGNVTEGILLLEGDGVFDNAESEYGSARLLAALDQAIQRISITLSSIALREELQKFSYEDGLTGLKNRRYFDQLFEHESAVAQRNDLPLSLLIIDIDHFKKFNDTHGHEAGDNALKIVAGILQKQFRESDLVCRYGGEEFVVVMPGATSEAAMDKASQLSSAVRDVAIIHREKDLGALTVSVGVASWPESGEKPLQILTLADRALYRAKEAGRNRVEVFG; from the coding sequence ATGTCATTGATAAGCCTGCTGCGCCTTTCAAGTGTGCTGCTCCTGGTTCTCCTTATGCCCGCGTTGGCTAACGGTGCATCGCAGCCGGTAACTCAGGGTTGGGAATACCGCTGGGGTGACTCTCCGTTTACCTCTGAAGGTGTTCCCCAGTGGGTGTTGCAGGATGCGCCGGAAAAGTGGAACAGCATTGGTTTCCCGTCCAATCCTCCTGGCCGCGAAGATCGTGAAAACGTTTGGTTCCGGGTGACTTTGCCCGCAGGGGAGTGGCAGGAGCCCGTTCTTTATATCTTCAGTGTCGATCTGATCGTGCAGGTCTGGGTCGACGGCGAGAAAATCTACCAGTATGGAGAGTTCGACGCCGAGGGTCGTGGCCGCTTTGAGGGCTGGCCCTGGCATGAAATCTTCCTGCCTGAGGGGTATGAGGGCAAGCCCGTATACTTCCGTGTGTTCTCCAACTACACGGACATTGGGCTGTGGGGGGAAGTCTCCATCATGGACCACCCGGACCTGGTGTTGTACATCCTCAAGAATTCCCTCGAAGCTCTCGCAATCGCAGGCTTCGCTACCCTAATTGCGCTGCTGGCGATCATTTTTGCGTTACTCCAGACGGAAAAGAAGACGTTTGCCAGTATTTCACTGTTCACCCTCGCTTCGGCCCTGATGCTGGTGTCAGAAAGCCAGGCCAGCCTGCTGATTGCTTACCAGCCGTTGATGTGGGATTACCTGGCCGCCGGTTCCTACTACATGCTGCCGGTGGCCCTGGCGCTGCTGCTTGAGCAATGGTTGACCAATCATCGCCCCTGGGTCATCAATCTCATCTGGAAAGTACATCTGGTATACCTGGTGGGTGCATTGCTCGGCGCGCTTGCTGGCGTGTTTGATCTGTCCTCGACATTCCCGCCATTCGATGCCCTGTTCCTTGTTTCTCTGGTGATCATTTTCGCCGTGGTGCTGCGTCGTATCCGTCGGATGTTGCGGGAACAACAGATATTGCTACTGGCCTTTGGCATTTTCTGTGTCTTGCTGATTGTGGATATGGCAGTTGCCCACGGGGTACTGCCGTGGGGACGAGTGCCGGTTAGCTGGGGTATGCTCCTGTTCTCCCTGGCGGTCGTGGTTATCTCTCTGTGGCACTATGCGGGAACCCAGGAAGCGCTGAAGCGGTTGAACGTGTCTCTGGAGGAAAAGGTGGCTGAACGTACCGCCAAAGCAGAGGCATTGGCCCGGCGTGAGCAGGCACGGGTTCGGATGCTGACCTTCGAAAACGAGAAAAACAGGATTCTGGGCGACGTTCTTACCGAACTCCAGGACTGTCTGGGCCTGAAGCAGGCGTTCGGTCTGCTTGTACGGGCGCTCCCGGATATCTGCAGCCCACTGAAAGGCGCCTTCTATCAAAGGGGTTCAAGCGACCGGTACGATCGCGTCGCTGTCTGGGGATTCAGCCGCCCAGTCCCTCTGCCGGTGTTGCTGGACGCCCGCAAAGGTCTGCCGGAACCCTCCAGGCTGCCGCAACTGAGACAGTGGCATGGCGCCGAAGGGGTAGATAGAGAAGTCGAGAGTGCCACGCTTTGCTTCTGGGTGAACGTGGAGTCAGCCAGCGCGGGTAACGTCACTGAAGGCATTCTGCTGCTGGAGGGGGATGGCGTTTTCGATAACGCAGAGAGCGAGTATGGTTCGGCCCGTCTTTTAGCGGCACTGGATCAGGCCATTCAGAGAATCAGTATTACTCTCTCCAGCATTGCTCTTCGGGAAGAGTTGCAGAAGTTTTCGTACGAGGATGGACTAACCGGGCTTAAAAACCGCCGCTACTTTGATCAGCTTTTCGAGCATGAGAGCGCTGTTGCACAGCGCAACGATCTTCCGCTGTCGCTGTTGATCATCGATATCGATCACTTCAAGAAGTTCAACGATACTCACGGTCATGAAGCTGGAGATAACGCCCTGAAAATAGTTGCGGGTATCCTCCAGAAACAGTTCCGTGAGAGTGATCTTGTTTGCCGCTATGGCGGTGAAGAGTTCGTGGTGGTGATGCCTGGAGCCACATCAGAAGCGGCAATGGATAAGGCAAGCCAGCTCAGTAGCGCAGTGAGGGACGTGGCGATCATTCATCGGGAGAAAGATCTTGGCGCACTGACAGTCTCGGTGGGTGTTGCCAGTTGGCCGGAAAGTGGCGAGAAACCGTTGCAGATTCTGACCCTGGCCGACAGGGCGCTCTACCGCGCCAAGGAAGCCGGCCGTAACAGGGTCGAAGTTTTTGGTTAG
- a CDS encoding universal stress protein: MFKRILVAVDGSMTSFEALSKAIELQELTDAEIYLLCVYKHHSLFEASLSIGRPAEMDIPDKVLSEYAKDVVNHAKQLAAERGGKNVRGFVKAGKPSRVIVEFAKEKGVDLIVIGTKGTHSDKDGLFLGSVSHRVASHAKCPVLVV; encoded by the coding sequence ATGTTCAAACGGATTCTGGTGGCAGTAGACGGTTCAATGACCTCCTTCGAGGCCTTGAGCAAGGCTATTGAGCTGCAAGAACTGACGGATGCAGAGATCTACCTGCTTTGCGTGTACAAGCATCACAGCCTCTTTGAGGCATCCCTGTCGATCGGACGGCCGGCTGAAATGGACATCCCGGATAAAGTGCTTTCAGAGTACGCCAAGGATGTGGTGAATCACGCGAAACAACTGGCTGCGGAGCGCGGCGGCAAAAACGTCCGCGGCTTCGTCAAGGCCGGCAAACCATCAAGAGTCATTGTGGAGTTCGCGAAAGAGAAGGGTGTGGACCTGATCGTCATCGGTACCAAGGGTACGCACAGTGACAAGGATGGCCTGTTTCTGGGCAGTGTTTCACATCGGGTAGCATCTCACGCGAAATGCCCGGTTCTTGTGGTTTAA
- a CDS encoding TRAP transporter large permease, whose product MATIMMLIMIGLLLLGFPMMVPLITGAVVGFVMMFDGFGQMGTFVQQMMGGIRPASLIAVPMFILAADIMTRGQSADRLINMVMAFIGHVKGGLAISTATSCTLFGAVSGSTQATVVAVGSPLRPKLLKAGYSDSFSLALIINSSDIAFLIPPSIGFIIYGVISETSIAELFIAGIGPGIMILFMFSIYCLIYAHVNKLPTEEKSTWGQRAVAMREALWPLFFPVIIVGGIYGGIFSPTEAAAVCVLYAFLLEFVVFRSLKLADIYRIAKSTGLITAVVFILVAVGTGFSWIISFAQIPQAILDSVGISDMGPVGVMITICVAFFIACMFVDPIVVILVLTPIFAPAIQASGLDPVLVGVLITLQVAIGSATPPFGCDIFTAIAIFKRPYLEVIRGTPPFVFMLIAAAGLLIAFPQIALFLRDLAFR is encoded by the coding sequence ATGGCAACTATAATGATGTTGATCATGATCGGGTTGCTGCTGCTGGGCTTCCCGATGATGGTTCCGCTGATCACAGGTGCGGTGGTCGGCTTTGTAATGATGTTCGATGGCTTCGGCCAGATGGGCACCTTCGTCCAGCAGATGATGGGCGGTATCCGGCCCGCCTCGCTGATTGCGGTCCCAATGTTCATTCTGGCAGCGGACATCATGACCCGTGGTCAATCCGCTGACCGGCTGATCAACATGGTCATGGCGTTCATCGGCCACGTAAAAGGCGGTCTGGCCATCAGTACCGCCACGTCCTGTACCCTGTTCGGTGCTGTGTCCGGGTCTACCCAGGCCACGGTCGTGGCTGTTGGCTCCCCCCTGCGGCCAAAACTGCTGAAAGCCGGCTATTCGGATTCGTTTTCGCTGGCACTGATTATCAACTCCAGCGACATCGCCTTTTTGATTCCGCCCAGCATCGGTTTCATCATCTACGGGGTTATCTCCGAGACCTCCATTGCGGAACTGTTCATTGCCGGTATTGGGCCAGGCATCATGATTCTGTTCATGTTTTCGATCTATTGCCTGATCTACGCCCATGTCAACAAGCTTCCCACCGAGGAGAAGTCCACCTGGGGCCAGCGAGCCGTGGCCATGCGGGAGGCCTTATGGCCGCTATTCTTCCCGGTCATTATCGTCGGCGGGATCTACGGTGGCATCTTCAGCCCGACAGAGGCGGCGGCCGTCTGCGTGCTCTACGCTTTCCTGCTGGAATTCGTGGTGTTCCGATCACTGAAGCTTGCTGACATCTACCGGATTGCAAAGTCCACCGGCCTGATTACCGCAGTCGTGTTTATCCTGGTCGCCGTGGGCACCGGCTTCTCCTGGATTATATCCTTTGCCCAGATTCCCCAGGCGATTCTCGATTCAGTCGGGATCAGCGACATGGGACCGGTTGGCGTGATGATTACGATCTGTGTCGCCTTCTTTATTGCCTGTATGTTCGTGGATCCGATCGTGGTGATTCTGGTGCTTACACCAATCTTTGCGCCAGCAATCCAGGCTTCAGGCCTGGACCCGGTCCTGGTCGGTGTGCTGATCACCCTGCAGGTGGCCATCGGCTCGGCGACACCGCCGTTCGGCTGTGACATCTTCACTGCCATCGCGATTTTCAAGCGCCCCTACCTGGAGGTTATTCGGGGCACGCCGCCGTTCGTATTCATGCTGATAGCTGCTGCCGGGCTTTTGATTGCGTTCCCGCAAATAGCATTGTTCCTGCGCGACCTGGCCTTCAGGTGA
- a CDS encoding TRAP transporter small permease — MSENSPDLEDDTGTYESGLPGFLGTIDEIIAKVEAFMLAAGVILMAINTCVNVIARYVFGEGLFFSGEINRILIILITFAGIGYAARHGRHIRMSAIYDALPVKGRKVLMIIIALFTSLVMFFLCYHSFGYIETLYSRGRILPALGFEIWWIYIWVPIGFAITGIQYLLTAIKNFTSKDVYLSTGVVDGYADTESEV, encoded by the coding sequence ATGTCCGAGAATTCCCCGGATCTTGAAGACGACACCGGCACCTACGAGTCCGGCCTGCCCGGATTTCTGGGGACCATCGATGAAATCATTGCCAAGGTCGAGGCGTTCATGCTGGCCGCTGGCGTCATCCTGATGGCAATCAATACCTGTGTGAATGTCATTGCGCGGTATGTATTCGGTGAAGGCCTCTTTTTCTCAGGTGAAATCAACCGGATCCTGATTATACTCATCACCTTTGCCGGCATCGGCTATGCAGCCCGCCACGGCAGGCACATCCGGATGTCCGCAATCTACGACGCACTGCCAGTCAAGGGCCGCAAGGTTTTGATGATCATCATCGCCCTGTTCACGTCTCTTGTGATGTTCTTTCTTTGCTACCACTCCTTCGGATACATAGAAACCCTTTACAGTCGTGGGCGTATTCTGCCCGCCCTGGGCTTTGAGATCTGGTGGATTTATATCTGGGTCCCGATCGGTTTTGCCATTACAGGTATTCAGTACCTCCTGACGGCCATCAAGAACTTCACCAGCAAGGATGTTTATCTTTCCACTGGGGTTGTCGACGGCTACGCGGATACAGAATCGGAAGTATGA
- a CDS encoding TRAP transporter substrate-binding protein, whose amino-acid sequence MSSMSKFKKLAGISAFAFAAMTMANSVNAANWRYAHEEYEGDVQDVFAYKFKEYIEDNSDHTLQVYRFGELGESDDIMEQTQAGILNFVNQSPGFTGSLIPEAQIFFIPYLMPTDMDTVIEFFRTSKAINEDFPELYAEKGLELLKMYPEGEMVVTVDEPVTQPEDFNNKKIRVMTNPLLSETYSAFGATPTPLPWGEVYGALQTNMIQGQENPIFWIESGGLYEVSPNLVFTKHGWFTTAMMANQDFYNGLSDADKKLVQDAADFAFEEIIVHIDGLADEALAKIQKASDEVTVTRLNDEQIEAFKARAPQVEEKFIEMTGDSGEELLNQFKADLEAVQNN is encoded by the coding sequence ATGAGCAGCATGAGTAAGTTCAAGAAACTGGCCGGAATTTCAGCGTTCGCATTCGCTGCGATGACCATGGCGAACTCTGTAAACGCCGCTAACTGGCGCTATGCGCACGAAGAGTACGAAGGCGACGTTCAGGACGTATTCGCCTACAAGTTCAAGGAATACATTGAGGATAACTCTGACCACACCCTGCAGGTATACCGTTTCGGCGAGCTGGGTGAGTCTGACGACATCATGGAGCAAACCCAGGCAGGTATTCTGAACTTTGTTAACCAGTCGCCCGGCTTTACAGGCTCGCTGATTCCGGAAGCGCAGATCTTCTTTATTCCTTACCTGATGCCGACCGACATGGATACGGTGATCGAATTCTTCCGCACCAGTAAAGCCATCAATGAAGACTTCCCGGAGCTTTACGCAGAGAAGGGTCTGGAGCTTCTCAAGATGTATCCGGAAGGGGAAATGGTTGTAACGGTTGACGAGCCGGTCACCCAGCCCGAGGACTTCAACAACAAGAAGATCCGGGTCATGACCAACCCGCTTCTGTCAGAAACCTATTCTGCCTTCGGCGCGACACCGACCCCGCTGCCCTGGGGTGAAGTCTATGGTGCGCTGCAGACCAACATGATCCAGGGGCAGGAAAACCCGATCTTCTGGATCGAGTCCGGCGGTCTTTATGAAGTGTCCCCGAACCTGGTCTTCACCAAGCACGGCTGGTTCACCACTGCCATGATGGCCAACCAGGATTTCTATAATGGCCTGTCTGACGCCGACAAGAAACTGGTTCAGGACGCTGCAGACTTTGCCTTTGAAGAAATCATTGTGCACATCGATGGTCTGGCAGACGAAGCCCTGGCCAAGATCCAGAAAGCCAGCGATGAAGTCACCGTCACCCGTCTGAACGACGAACAGATCGAAGCCTTCAAGGCCCGTGCGCCCCAGGTGGAAGAGAAGTTCATCGAAATGACTGGCGACAGTGGCGAAGAACTGCTGAACCAGTTCAAAGCAGACCTGGAAGCAGTTCAGAACAACTAA
- a CDS encoding YqiA/YcfP family alpha/beta fold hydrolase has product MAQPARWTEQALLLIIQVIKAFSTGATFIMTDTPIHVFLSHGLESGPGSTKIQAMKAESETFPGIQAHAIDHSSTRDPATRLAQMREAMAECNAKPENTILAGSSMGGWVCAQTSSETPVLGCFMLAPALAMARYPQSSPLIQADHRQIIHGWDDDVVPVAPVLDLARDQGLPILVLPDGHRLENSLDRVVSEFREFLQTCLSDMNRP; this is encoded by the coding sequence ATGGCTCAGCCAGCACGGTGGACAGAGCAGGCCCTGCTGCTCATCATTCAGGTGATTAAAGCGTTCAGCACCGGAGCAACATTCATCATGACAGACACCCCGATCCACGTCTTCCTTTCCCACGGCCTGGAGAGCGGCCCTGGCAGCACCAAGATCCAGGCCATGAAAGCCGAGTCGGAAACCTTTCCGGGCATTCAGGCCCACGCGATTGATCACAGTAGCACCCGGGATCCAGCGACACGGCTGGCCCAGATGCGCGAGGCAATGGCTGAATGCAATGCCAAGCCGGAAAACACCATCCTTGCCGGTTCGAGCATGGGGGGCTGGGTCTGCGCCCAGACATCCTCGGAAACGCCTGTTCTGGGATGCTTCATGCTGGCGCCAGCCCTGGCGATGGCCCGGTATCCCCAATCCAGCCCGCTGATCCAGGCGGACCACCGTCAGATCATTCATGGTTGGGATGACGACGTGGTACCGGTAGCGCCGGTGCTTGATCTGGCCCGTGATCAGGGCCTTCCGATTCTGGTCCTGCCGGATGGGCACCGACTGGAAAACAGTCTTGATCGGGTCGTCAGTGAATTCCGCGAATTCCTTCAAACCTGCCTTTCAGATATGAATCGACCGTGA
- a CDS encoding glutathione peroxidase — MKQVKRGLIITALILGLSGAQVVMADSCPAFLDHEQRKLHSTDTVNLCDLAAGKPMLVVNTASRCGYTGQFEGLEALHKQYSEKGLVVVGFASDDFRQEADSEAEAATVCFKNFGVTFTMIAPGAVTGAEANPVFRAINEQSQPPRWNFTKYVIDRSGTVVDSFPSRVRPQDPELIDAVESVL, encoded by the coding sequence ATGAAACAGGTAAAACGAGGTCTGATAATTACCGCTTTGATTCTCGGTCTTTCAGGAGCGCAGGTAGTCATGGCGGACAGTTGTCCGGCGTTTCTCGATCATGAACAACGCAAGCTTCACTCAACAGACACGGTAAACCTGTGTGATCTCGCGGCTGGCAAACCCATGCTGGTGGTCAACACCGCCAGCCGTTGCGGATACACAGGGCAGTTCGAGGGGCTCGAGGCCCTGCACAAACAGTATTCGGAGAAAGGGCTGGTTGTGGTCGGCTTCGCCAGCGACGATTTCCGGCAGGAGGCAGATTCCGAAGCCGAGGCGGCCACCGTCTGTTTCAAGAACTTCGGAGTGACCTTCACCATGATCGCACCAGGAGCGGTGACCGGAGCCGAGGCCAACCCGGTGTTCCGGGCCATCAATGAGCAGAGCCAACCCCCGCGCTGGAACTTCACCAAGTATGTGATTGATCGTTCCGGCACGGTCGTCGACTCCTTTCCGAGCCGGGTGCGCCCACAGGATCCGGAGCTGATCGACGCGGTGGAATCTGTGCTTTAG